The Magnolia sinica isolate HGM2019 chromosome 10, MsV1, whole genome shotgun sequence genome includes a window with the following:
- the LOC131258074 gene encoding dihydrolipoyllysine-residue acetyltransferase component 4 of pyruvate dehydrogenase complex, chloroplastic: MASSIISKISNSPTLSFSSSLSTPIPWPTRRSVQPRRPVLTVRAKIREIFMPALSSTMTEGKIVSWIKAEGDILSKGESVVVVESDKADMDVETFYDGILAAIVVPAGETAPVGAPIGLLAESEDEIAEAKAKASSSSKAPASSPTPPPPPPPAPSSSPPPAATVATQSVPDGPRKTVATPYAKKLAKQHKVDIGSVVGTGPYGRITALDIEAAAGIKPAASSDNVGYLKPAPAPAPAAATALPPKAAAAALPQIPGSTVVPFTTMQAAVSKNMLESLSVPTFRVGYPIMTDALDALYEKVKSKGVTMTVLLAKATAMALAQHPVVNASCKDGKSFTYNSNVNIAVAVAIDGGLITPVLQDADKLDLYLLSQKWRELVDKARAKQLQPHEYNSGTFTLSNLGMFGVDRFDAILPPGQGAIMAVGASKPTVVADGDGFFSVKSKMQVNVTADHRIVYGADLAAFLQTFAKIIQNPESLTL, from the exons ATGGCTTCTTCTATTATTTCCAAAATCTCCAATTCCcccactctctccttctcttcctctctctccaccCCCATCCCATGGCCCACCCGGCGCTCTGTTCAGCCCCGCCGCCCAGTCCTGACAGTCCGCGCCAAGATCCGCGAGATCTTCATGCCCGCCCTCAGCTCCACCATGACCGAGGGCAAGATCGTCTCCTGGATCAAAGCCGAGGGTGATATACTCTCCAAGGGCGAGAGTGTCGTCGTTGTCGAGTCCGACAAGGCCGACATGGACGTTGAGACCTTCTACGACGGCATCCTCGCCGCTATCGTTGTCCCTGCAGGTGAGACGGCCCCCGTTGGGGCCCCCATCGGCCTTCTCGCCGAATCTGAGGACGAGATTGCAGAAGCTAAAGCCAAGGCTTCTTCCTCTTCGAAAGCCCCGGCCTCATCTCCtactccaccaccaccaccacctcctGCTCCTTCGAGTTCTCCTCCACCTGCTGCGACGGTTGCTACTCAGTCCGTCCCTGACGGACCAAGGAAAACCGTCGCAACTCCTTATGCGAAGAAGCTTGCAAAGCAGCATAAGGTCGATATCGGATCAGTTGTCGGGACAGGGCCGTATGGACGGATAACTGCTTTGGATATTGAAGCTGCTGCTGGAATTAAGCCAGCAGCGAGTAGTGACAATGTAGGTTATTTAAAgcctgctcctgctcctgctcctgctgcTGCAACTGCTTTGCCTCCtaaagctgctgctgctgctctccCACAAATTCCCGGTTCGACTGTCGTCCCTTTCACAACCATGCAGGCTGCGGTGTCAAAAAACATGTTGGAGAGCCTCTCAGTGCCAACATTCCGCGTTGGCTATCCTATAATGACTGATGCTCTCGATGCGCTCTATGAGAAG GTGAAGTCGAAGGGTGTCACCATGACTGTTCTGTTGGCAAAGGCCACAGCAATGGCGCTGGCACAACATCCTGTTGTGAATGCGAGCTGCAAGGATGGGAAGAGTTTCACATACAATAGCAATGTAAATATTGCAGTGGCAGTGGCTATTGATGGTGGCCTCATAACCCCTGTTCTTCAGGATGCAGATAAG TTGGATCTTTATTTGCTATCTCAAAAATGGAGAGAGCTGGTAGACAAGGCTCGAGCAAAACAACTTCAGCCTCATGAGTATAATTCAG GGACGTTTACTCTGTCCAATCTGGGCATGTTTGGGGTGGACAGATTTGATGCTATCCTTCCCCCAGGCCAA GGGGCTATCATGGCTGTAGGGGCATCAAAGCCTACTGTTGTGGCCGATGGGGATGGATTCTTCAGCGTTAAGAGTAAAATGCAG GTGAATGTTACAGCCGATCACCGAATAGTCTATGGTGCTGATTTGGCAGCGTTCCTTCAGACCTTTGCGAAGATTATTCAGAACCCAGAGAGCCTAACATTGTAG